In the Ornithinimicrobium pratense genome, CGCCACCCACCGTCCGGGGGTCAGGTGGTCCGCGTGCTGGTTGGCGGCCCACCGGGACAGGCGTGGGCCGAAGACGACCAGCAGCAGGGAGAGGAAGATCAGGATGGGGACGATCGCCTCGAACGCGGCCGGCGGCAGCACGAGCAGGAGCACCGCACCCAGGACCGACCCGATGAGGGAGGCCGGCGCCAGTCTGCGCACCATCGGCCCCAGGCTGCGCAGCTCGTGGCGGTAGCCCCAGGCACCGGCCATCCCACCCGGCACCAGCCCCAGGCTGTTGGAGACATTGGCGGCCACCGGCGGATAGCCGAAGAACAGCAGGGTCGGGAAGGTCACCAGCGTCCCGCTGCCGACGATCGTGTTGATCGTGCCGGCGGCCAGACCCGCCAGGATGATCGCGACGACCTCGAAGACGCTCACCGGGCCGGGTCGGCGGCGGTGCGGGCGGGCTCGCCGGTGGGCTCGGCGGCGCGGGCCGACCACCGGTCTCCGTGCTGGTCCACGACCAGGGGTATGCCGAACGCCTGGCTGAGGTTCTCGGCCGTCAGCGTGACCTCCAACGGTCCGGCGGCCACCACCTCGCCGTCGCGCAGCAGCAAGATGTCGGTGAACCCGGGCGGGATCTCCTCGACGTGGTGCGTCACCAGCACCAGGGCGGGCGCCTCGATGTCCTGGGCCAGGGCGCTGAGCCGGCCGACGAGGTCCTCCCGCCCCCGCAGGTCGAGCCCGGCCGCGGGCTCGTCGAGGAGCATCAGCTCCGGGTCCGTCATCAGCGCCCGGGCGATCTGCACCCGCTTGCGCTCCCCCTCGGAGAGGGTCCCGAAGCGTCGTTGGGCGAGGTGCGCCACCCCGAGCGCCTCGAGCAGCTCAGCGGCCCGCTGCTCGTCGGACTCGTCATACTCCTCCCGCCAGCGGCCGAGCACGCCGTAGGCGGCGGTGACGACGACGTCGCTGACCCGCTCCTCCTCGGGGATCCGGTCGGCGACAGCCGCGCTAGAGACCCCGATCCGGGGGCGCAGCTCGAAGACGTCCACGGTGCCCAGGACCTCGCCCAGCACACCGGCCACCCCGGTCGTCGGGTGCATACGGGCCGCCGCGAGCTGTAGCAGCGTCGTCTTGCCGGCGCCGTTGGGCCCCAGCACGACCCAGCGTTCCCCCTCCTCCACCGACCAGTCGACATCCTTCAGCAGGTCCGTGGTGCCACGGCGGACACCGACGCCGGCGAATTCCAGGACATCGCTCATGGCTGGTCACTCTAGTCTTTGCCCGGCCGCCGCCTGCGCAGGGGACGGACGTGCCGAGAGGGTGTCGCCTACCATCGGCGCATGTCCGAGCACGCCCTACCCGCCAGCGTCCGGGTCGCCCTCTGGGCGACCGACTCGTTCGCCGACGGCTCCTCGCTGCTCCACCTGCCGCCTAAGGCGCTGCCGGGGATCGACCTCGTCCAAGGGCTCATCGCCCCGTTGACGGCCTGGCGAGACCTGGGCGAGCCCGCCGTCCTGGTGGCCCTGCCCCGCCCCGGTGCCCTGGGCGCCCTGCCGTCGGGCACGCCCGAGCTGTTCGCTGCAGCGACCGCCGCACAGGAGTGCGTCCTGGCCCCGGGCCTGGGCTCAGTTCTCGTGCCCAGGCTGGAGGCCTATGGGCCGGAGGGTGACCAGGGTTGGTCAGCCCGCTGGGACTCCTTCGACGCCCACCCGGTGCCCGTGCACCGGGTCGAGGCTCTCGACCTGGGTCAGACCGAGCTCTCGCTACGCCAGGAGCTGGCCGTGCTCACTGAGGAGCTGGCCCGGGTGGGGGCCCC is a window encoding:
- a CDS encoding sulfite exporter TauE/SafE family protein codes for the protein MSVFEVVAIILAGLAAGTINTIVGSGTLVTFPTLLFFGYPPVAANVSNSLGLVPGGMAGAWGYRHELRSLGPMVRRLAPASLIGSVLGAVLLLVLPPAAFEAIVPILIFLSLLLVVFGPRLSRWAANQHADHLTPGRWVALILGILFAGMYGGYFGAAQGVLLIGVMSILLPLGIQQINGIKNVLGMIVNLVAAVVFLIVAPGVIDWTIVLLISIGSLMGGFLGARVGRAMHPNLLRAVIVIIGTVAIINLLVD
- a CDS encoding ABC transporter ATP-binding protein; amino-acid sequence: MSDVLEFAGVGVRRGTTDLLKDVDWSVEEGERWVVLGPNGAGKTTLLQLAAARMHPTTGVAGVLGEVLGTVDVFELRPRIGVSSAAVADRIPEEERVSDVVVTAAYGVLGRWREEYDESDEQRAAELLEALGVAHLAQRRFGTLSEGERKRVQIARALMTDPELMLLDEPAAGLDLRGREDLVGRLSALAQDIEAPALVLVTHHVEEIPPGFTDILLLRDGEVVAAGPLEVTLTAENLSQAFGIPLVVDQHGDRWSARAAEPTGEPARTAADPAR